CTGCTGCAGTGAAAGAATTCTTTGGCTCTTCACAGCTTTCACAGTTCATGGACCAAAACAACCCATTGTCAGAAGTTACGCACAAGCGTCGTATCTCTGCTTTAGGTCCCGGTGGTCTTACTCGTGAGCGCGCAGGCTTCGAAGTACGTGACGTTCACGTAACTCACTACGGTCGTCTATGTCCGATCGAAACGCCTGAAGGTCCAAACATCGGTCTAATTAACTCGCTATCTGCGTTTGCACGTTGTAACGATTACGGTTTCCTAGAAACTCCGTACCGTCGTGTTGTGGATGGTGTAGTAACAGAAGAAGTTGATTACCTGTCTGCAATCCAGGAAGGTCAATTCGTAATCGCGCAGGCAAACACTGTTCTTACAGAAGAAGGTACGTTTGCAGATGAGCTAATCACAGCTCGTCAAAAAGGTGAATCAGGTCTTCACCCTCGTGATCACGTTGACTACATGGACGTTGCGACAAACCAAGTAGTATCTATCGCTGCTTCGCTTATCCCGTTCCTAGAACACGATGATGCGAACCGTGCATTGATGGGTGCGAACATGCAACGTCAAGCAGTACCAACACTTAAGGCTGATAAGCCTCTAGTCGGTACTGGTATTGAACGTAACATCGCCGTTGACTCTGGTGTTACAGCGGTTGCTAAGCGTGGTGGTCAAGTTCAGTCTGTAGACGCTTCTCGTATCGTAGTTAAGGTTAACGAAGATGAATTGGTACCTGGCGAAGCTGGTATCGATATCTACAACCTAACTAAGTACACGCGTTCGAACCAAAATACATGTATTAACCAACGTCCAACTGTACTTCCTGGCGAACCAGTTGCACGAGGCGACGTGCTTGCTGATGGTCCTTCAACTGACCTTGGTGAACTAGCTCTTGGCCAAAACATGCGTATCGCGTTCATGCCTTGGAACGGTTACAACTTCGAAGACTCGATCTTAGTATCTGAGCGCGTAGTTCAAGAAGACCGTTTCACGACAATCCACATTCAAGAACTATCTTGTGTGGCTCGTGATACTAAGCTGGGCTCTGAAGAGATCACAGCTGATATTCCAAACGTAGGTGAGTCTGCTCTGTCTAAACTAGACGAGTCAGGTATCGTTTACATTGGTGCTGAAGTTAAGGGTGGCGACATCCTAGTTGGTAAAGTAACCCCTAAAGGTGAAACTCAACTGACTCCTGAAGAGAAGCTACTACGTGCGATCTTTGGTGAGAAAGCATCTGATGTTAAAGATACTTCGCTACGTGTACCAAACTCTGTTTCAGGTACTATCATCGATGTACAAGTCTTCACTCGCGATGGCGTAGAGAAAGACAAGCGTGCACTTGAAATCGAACAGATGCAGCTTAAAGAAGCTAAGAAAGACCTAACTGAAGAGTTCCAAATTCTTGAGGGTGGCCTTCTTAACCGTGTTAAAGCTGTACTTCTGTCTGGTGGTTACTCTGAAGCTAAGCTTGATACTATCGGTCGTAAGCAATGGTTAGAGCAAGTTCTAGAAGACGACGCGCTACAAACACAGCTTGAGCAACTTGCTGAGCAGTGGGATGAGCTAAAAGCTGACTTCGATAAGAAGTTTGAAACTAAGCGTCGTAAAATCACTCAAGGTGATGATCTAGCGCCTGGCGTTCTTAAGATTGTTAAAGTTTACCTAGCGGTTAAACGTCGTATCCAGCCTGGTGATAAGATGGCCGGTCGTCACGGTAACAAAGGTGTAATCTCTAAGATTAACCCTGTTGAAGACATGCCATACGATGAGAAAGGTCAGCCTGTAGACATCGTACTTAACCCGCTGGGTGTACCATCGCGTATGAACATCGGTCAGATCCTAGAAGTACACTTAGGTTTGGCTGCGAAAGGTATCGGTGACAAGATCAACCAAATGGTTAAGGAACAACAAGAACTGCATAAGTTCCGTGAGTTCCTACAGAAGGTTTATGATCTTGGTGAGACTCGTCAGAAAGTTGATATTGCAGAATTGTCTGATGATCAAGTTCGTACACTGATTAAGAACCTACGTGGCGGTCTACCGATTGC
The Vibrio kanaloae genome window above contains:
- the rpoB gene encoding DNA-directed RNA polymerase subunit beta — encoded protein: MVYSYTEKKRIRKDFGTRPQVLDIPYLLSIQLDSFDKFIEQDPEGQYGLEAAFRSVFPIQSYNGNSELQYVSYRLGEPVFDVKECQIRGVTYSKPLRVKLRLVIFDRDAPAGTVKDIKEQEVYMGEIPLMTDNGTFVINGTERVIVSQLHRSPGVFFDSDKGKTHSSGKVLYNARVIPYRGSWLDFEFDPKDNLFVRIDRRRKLPASIILRALGKSTEEILDLFFDKVNFEVKDQTLLMELVPDRLRGETASFDIEANGKTYVETGRRVTARHIRQLEKDGVEHIEVPVEYIVGKVASKDYINEATGEIIVGANQEISLEALANLSQAGHKALQTLFTNDLDHGPFMSDTLRADSTVDRISALVEIYRMMRPGEPPTKEAAESLFESLFFSEDRYDLSTVGRMKFNSSIEREEEEERGTLDESDIIEVMKKLIGIRNGIGEVDDIDHLGNRRIRSVGEMAENQFRVGLVRVERAVKERLSLGDLDAIMPQDLINAKPISAAVKEFFGSSQLSQFMDQNNPLSEVTHKRRISALGPGGLTRERAGFEVRDVHVTHYGRLCPIETPEGPNIGLINSLSAFARCNDYGFLETPYRRVVDGVVTEEVDYLSAIQEGQFVIAQANTVLTEEGTFADELITARQKGESGLHPRDHVDYMDVATNQVVSIAASLIPFLEHDDANRALMGANMQRQAVPTLKADKPLVGTGIERNIAVDSGVTAVAKRGGQVQSVDASRIVVKVNEDELVPGEAGIDIYNLTKYTRSNQNTCINQRPTVLPGEPVARGDVLADGPSTDLGELALGQNMRIAFMPWNGYNFEDSILVSERVVQEDRFTTIHIQELSCVARDTKLGSEEITADIPNVGESALSKLDESGIVYIGAEVKGGDILVGKVTPKGETQLTPEEKLLRAIFGEKASDVKDTSLRVPNSVSGTIIDVQVFTRDGVEKDKRALEIEQMQLKEAKKDLTEEFQILEGGLLNRVKAVLLSGGYSEAKLDTIGRKQWLEQVLEDDALQTQLEQLAEQWDELKADFDKKFETKRRKITQGDDLAPGVLKIVKVYLAVKRRIQPGDKMAGRHGNKGVISKINPVEDMPYDEKGQPVDIVLNPLGVPSRMNIGQILEVHLGLAAKGIGDKINQMVKEQQELHKFREFLQKVYDLGETRQKVDIAELSDDQVRTLIKNLRGGLPIATPVFDGASEPLIKELLKLGDLPESGQLKLFDGRTGDSFERPVTVGYMYMLKLNHLVDDKMHARSTGSYSLVTQQPLGGKAQFGGQRFGEMEVWALEAYGAAYTLQEMLTVKSDDVNGRTKMYKNIVDGNHSMEPGMPESFNVLLKEIRSLGINIELEDEE